A DNA window from Pungitius pungitius chromosome 1, fPunPun2.1, whole genome shotgun sequence contains the following coding sequences:
- the rerea gene encoding arginine-glutamic acid dipeptide repeats protein isoform X2, translating to MTADKEKEREKERDRDRDRDRDKRESGKSRRQDGDRESESSRPRRSCTLEGGAKNYAESEHSEDEDNDNGSTGGGSGTAEEGGKKGKKKTPKKKSRYERTENGEITSFITEDDVVYRPGDCVYIESRRPNTPYFICSIQDFKLSKRDHLLMNVKWYYRQSEVPDSVYQHLVQDRNNENDSGRELVITDPVVRSRELFISDYVDTYHAAALRGKCNISHFSDIFAAREFKARVDSFFYILGYNPETRRLNSTQGEIRVGPSHQAKLPELQPFPSPGGQAVTENEELVWMPGVNDCDLLMYLRAARSMAAFAGMCDGGSTEDGCLAASRDDTTLNALNTLHESSYDAGKALQRLVKKPVPKLIEKCWSEDEVKRFIKGLRQFGKNFFRIRKELLPNKETGELITFYYYWKKTPEAASCRAHRRHRRQPVFRRIKTRTASTPVNTPSRPPSSEFLDLSSASEDDFDSEDSEQELKGYACRHCFTTTSKDWHHGGRENILLCTDCRIHFKKYGELPPIEKPVDPPPFMFKPVKEEEDGLSGKHSMRTRRNRGSMSTLRSGRKKQTTSPDGRTSPTNEDLRSSGRTSPSAASTDSTDSKTDSMKKPSKIKEEAPSPMKSAKRPREKGASDTEEPERAGVKKSKTQELSRPDSPSECEGEGEGESSDGRSINEELSSDPKDIDQDNRSSSPSIPSPRDNESDSDSSAQQQQLLQSQHPAVIQCQPGTSSASSAPPPPTASAPSLPPQVSPIAASTSLPPLPMPQASPMSLIQSGPSLHPQRLPSPHSPLTQAPPPGLPIPPQSLPSSHHGPMPMPPMPHPLQPGPSHMPHPLSLPLQGFPMGQSQVPTLPICGQSQQRPHTPPSQSQSSAQSGQPPREQPLPPAPMSMPMPHIKPPPTTPIPQMPNPQSHKHPPHASAPPFPQMPSNLPPPPALKPLSSLSTHHPPPAHPPPLQLMPQGQQLQPPPAQPPVLTQSQSLPPSASHQPPPAPPLPPSAAAAHSSGPPQPTFLSHPFSTVLPPTGPPPSSSNSMPGIQPPPSSAPPSSISMPLPASVTCAGPVLPPVQIKEEPLDELEEPESPPPPQRSPSPEPTVINTPTHASHASQSARFYKHLDRGYNSCARTDFYFTPLASSKLAKKREEALEKAKREAEQKLREEKEREREREKEREREREREKEAERAAKASSSSHESRMCDPQMAGHSHMRSPYDPPTTIAAVPPYIGPDTPALRTLSEYARPHVMSPTNRNHPFFVSLNPGDPLLAYHMPGLYNADPGMRERELREREMREREIRERELRERMKPGFEVKPPEMDSLHPSTNPMEHFARHGAITLPPMAGHHPFASFHPGLNPLERERLALAAGPQLRAEMSYPERLAAERLHAERMATVANDPIARLQMFNVTPHHHQHSHIHSHLHLHQQDPLHQGGGECLVCPPGSGGHPLAMDPLGGGPHLARFPYPHGAIPNALLGQNPHEHEMLRHPVFGTPYPRELQGGLPPPMSAAHQLQAMHAQSAELQRLAMEQQWLHGHHHMHGGPLPGQEDYYSRLKKESDKQL from the exons AGTAAACGGGACCATCTGCTGATGAATGTGAAGTGGTACTACCGCCAGTCCGAGGTGCCCGACTCGGTCTACCAGCACCTGGTGCAGGATCGCAACAATGAGAACG actcGGGCCGGGAGCTGGTCATCACAGACCCGGTGGTCAGAAGTCGAGAGCTCTTCATCTCCGACTACGTGGACACTTACCATGCTGCTGCTCTCAG GGGGAAATGCAACATTTCCCATTTCTCTGACATATTTGCTGCCAGGGAGTTCAAAGCCCGCGTCGACTCCTTTTTCTACATCCTGGGATATAACCCCGAGACCAG GCGACTAAACAGCACACAAGGGGAAATCCGAGTGGGACCCAGTCACCAA GCCAAGCTCCCCGAGCTGCAGCCTTTCCCTTCTCCTGGTGGCCAGGCCGTGACGGAGAACGAGGAGCTGGTCTGGATGCCGGGGGTCAATGACTGTGATCTTCTCATGTACCTCAGAGCCGCAAG GAGCATGGCTGCCTTTGCAGGGATGTGCGACGGAGGCTCAACAGAAGACGGATGTTTAGCAGCCTCTCGAGACGACACTACATTAAACGCACTTAACACT CTTCACGAGAGCAGCTACGATGCAGGAAAAGCTCTCCAGCGTCTGGTGAAGAAGCCTGTACCCAAACTGATAGAGAAGTGCTGGTCTGAGGATGAAGTG AAGCGCTTCATTAAAGGGTTGAGACAGTTCGGCAAAAACTTCTTCAGGATCCGAAAGGAGCTGCTGCCCAACAAAGAAACG gGAGAACTCATCACCTTCTACTACTATTGGAAGAAGACCCCCGAGGCAGCCAGTTGTCGAGCTCACCGCAGACACCGCCGCCAGCCCGTCTTCCGTCGCATCAAGACGAGAACCGCTTCGACTCCGGTCAACACCCCCTCACGCCCCCCCTCCAGCGAGTTCT TGGACCTCAGCTCGGCCAGTGAAGATGACTTTGACAGTGAGGACAGCGAACAGGAGCTGAAGGGCTACGCCTGCCGCCACTGTTTCACTACCA CCTCCAAGGACTGGCACCACGGGGGTCGGGAGAACATCTTGCTGTGCACAGACTGCCGCATTCACTTCAAGAAGTACGGTGAGCTGCCCCCCATTGAGAAGCCTGTGGACCCGCCGCCATTTATGTTCAAACCTgtcaaagaggaagaggatggacTCAGCGGGAAGCATAGCATGAGGACCCGACGGAACAGAGGCTCG ATGTCGACGCTACGTAGTGGTCGTAAGAAGCAGACAACCAGTCCCGATGGCAGAACCTCGCCTACAAACGAGGACCTGCGCTCTAGCGGACGCACCTCTCCCAGCGCGGCGAGCACCGACAGCACAGACAGCAAGACAGACTCCATGAAGAAGCCCAGCAAG ATTAAGGAGGAGGCTCCTTCACCTATGAAGAGTGCCAAACGGCCTCGAGAGAAGGGAGCCTCAGACACAGAGGAGCCTGAGAGGGCCGGCGTCAAAAAGTCCAAGACACAA GAGCTGAGTCGTCCAGACTCGCCCTCAGAATGCGAGGGTGAAGGCGAGGGCGAGAGCTCGGATGGGCGCAGCATCAACGAGGAGCTCAGTAGCGATCCTAAAGACATTGACCAGGACAACCGGAGCTCCTCCCCGAGCATCCCCAGCCCCCGCGACAACGAGAGCGACTCTGACTCgtctgcccagcagcagcagctcttgcAGAGCCAGCACCCCGCAGTCATCCAGTGTCAGCCGGGCACATCCTCCGCTTCCTCTGCACCGCCTCCGCCTACAGCCTCGGCCCCCTCACTGCCCCCACAGGTTTCCCCCATAGCGGCCTCCACCTCTCTACCTCCCCTGCCTATGCCCCAGGCCAGCCCTATGTCTCTTATCCAGTCGGGCCCATCCCTCCACCCTCAAAGGCTGCCCTCTCCACATTCTCCTTTAACTCAGGCTCCGCCTCCTGGACTCCCCATACCACCTCAATCGTTACCGAGCTCGCATCATGGGCCCATGCCGATGCCTCCCATGCCACATCCCCTTCAGCCCGGCCCCTCGCACATGCCTCACCCTCTCTCCTTGCCCCTCCAGGGCTTCCCAATGGGTCAGTCTCAGGTCCCAACCCTGCCAATCTGTGGCCAGTCACAGCAAAGGCCGCACACTCCTCCTTCCCAATCCCAGTCATCTGCTCAGAGTGGCCAGCCTCCCAGAGAGCAGCCCCTTCCCCCCGCCCCGATGTCCATGCCTATGCCTCACATAAAGCCCCCGCCAACCACACCTATCCCTCAGATGCCCAACCCGCAGTCCCACAAACACCCGCCCCACGCGTCGGCACCTCCGTTTCCTCAGATGCCTTCAAACCTGCCGCCGCCACCCGCACTCAAGCCCCTCAGCTCTTTATCCACACACCATCCTCCACCAGCACACCCGCCTCCCCTACAGCTCATGCCTCAGGGGCAACAGCTACAGCCCCCACCAGCACAACCTCCAGTTCTCACTCAGTCACAGAGCCTCCCACCGTCAGCCAGCCACcaacctcctccagctcctcctctgccacCCTCCGCAGCAGCCGCACACTCGAGTGGGCCACCGCAGCCAACGTTCTTGTCTCATCCTTTCAGCACAGTTCTACCTCCAACTGGCCCTCCCCCATCCTCATCAAACTCTATGCCTGGCATTcagcctccaccctcctccgccCCGCCGTCCTCCATCTCCATGCCACtgcctgcctccgtcacttgtgCCGGTCCGGTACTCCCACCCGTACAGATCAAAGAGGAGCCTTTGGACGAGTTAGAAGAGCCAGAGAGTCCTCCACCCCCTCAGAGGAGCCCCTCCCCGGAGCCCACAGTCATCAATACGCCCACCCATGCCAGCCACGCCAGCCAGTCTGCACG GTTCTACAAGCACCTGGACCGGGGTTACAACTCTTGTGCTAGGACAGATTTCTACTTCACTCCTCTGGCTTCATCGAAACTGGCCAAGAAGCGAGAGGAAGCTCTGGAGAAAGCCAAGAGGGAAGCAGAGCAGAAactgagagaagagaaggagagagagagggaaagggaaaaagagcGGGAACGAGAGCGGGAGCGAGAAAAAGAAGCAGAGCGGGCGGCG AAAGCCTCCAGTTCATCCCACGAGAGCCGGATGTGTGACCCTCAGATGGCTGGCCACTCCCACATGCGTTCACCGTATGACCCGCCCACCACTATCGCAGCAGTGCCTCCGTACATCGGGCCCGACACGCCGGCCCTACGCACCCTCAGCGAGTACGCCCGACCCCACGTCATGTCCCCCACCAATCGAAACCACCCTTTCTTTGTGTCGCTCAACCCTGGCGACCCGCTGCTGGCCTATCACATGCCCGGCTTGTACAACGCCGACCCAGGCATGCGCGAGCGCGAGCTACGAGAGCGGGAGATGCGTGAGAGGGAGATTCGCGAAAGGGAGCTGAGGGAACGGATGAAACCTGGTTTTGAGGTTAAGCCTCCAGAGATGGACTCTCTCCACCCCTCCACAAACCCCATGGAGCACTTTGCCCGGCACGGGGCCATCACGTTACCCCCCATGGCCGGGCATCACCCCTTCGCCTCTTTCCATCCGGGCCTGAACCCATTAGAGCGCGAGCGGCTGGCCCTTGCTGCCGGGCCCCAGCTGCGGGCAGAAATGAGCTACCCAGAGAGGTTGGCTGCAGAGCGGCTCCACGCAGAGAGGATGGCCACGGTGGCCAACGACCCCATCGCCCGTCTACAGATGTTCAATGTCACgccacaccaccaccagcactcGCATATTcactcccacctccacctccaccagcaaGACCCTCTTCACCAAG GTGGCGGTGAATGTCTTGTGTGTCCTCCAGGCTCTGGGGGCCATCCCCTGGCAATGGATCCCCTGGGAGGAGGACCTCATCTGGCTCGCTTCCCTTACCCGCACGGCGCCATCCCCAACGCTCTCCTCGGCCAGAATCCACACGAGCACGAGATGCTGCGCCACCCAGTTTTCG GTACTCCGTACCCGCGAGAGCTGCAGGGAGGTCTACCCCCGCCCATGTCTGCCGCCCACCAGCTGCAGGCCATGCATGCCCAGTCTGCTGAGCTTCAGAGGCTGGCCATGGAGCAGCAGTGGCTCCACGGACACCATCACATGCACGGAGGACCATTGCCGGGTCAGGAGGACTACTACAG CCGGCTGAAGAAGGAAAGTGACAAGCAGCTGTAA
- the rerea gene encoding arginine-glutamic acid dipeptide repeats protein isoform X3, whose protein sequence is MSDMDDLFSPRRRLNSTQGEIRVGPSHQAKLPELQPFPSPGGQAVTENEELVWMPGVNDCDLLMYLRAARSMAAFAGMCDGGSTEDGCLAASRDDTTLNALNTLHESSYDAGKALQRLVKKPVPKLIEKCWSEDEVKRFIKGLRQFGKNFFRIRKELLPNKETGELITFYYYWKKTPEAASCRAHRRHRRQPVFRRIKTRTASTPVNTPSRPPSSEFLDLSSASEDDFDSEDSEQELKGYACRHCFTTTSKDWHHGGRENILLCTDCRIHFKKYGELPPIEKPVDPPPFMFKPVKEEEDGLSGKHSMRTRRNRGSMSTLRSGRKKQTTSPDGRTSPTNEDLRSSGRTSPSAASTDSTDSKTDSMKKPSKKIKEEAPSPMKSAKRPREKGASDTEEPERAGVKKSKTQELSRPDSPSECEGEGEGESSDGRSINEELSSDPKDIDQDNRSSSPSIPSPRDNESDSDSSAQQQQLLQSQHPAVIQCQPGTSSASSAPPPPTASAPSLPPQVSPIAASTSLPPLPMPQASPMSLIQSGPSLHPQRLPSPHSPLTQAPPPGLPIPPQSLPSSHHGPMPMPPMPHPLQPGPSHMPHPLSLPLQGFPMGQSQVPTLPICGQSQQRPHTPPSQSQSSAQSGQPPREQPLPPAPMSMPMPHIKPPPTTPIPQMPNPQSHKHPPHASAPPFPQMPSNLPPPPALKPLSSLSTHHPPPAHPPPLQLMPQGQQLQPPPAQPPVLTQSQSLPPSASHQPPPAPPLPPSAAAAHSSGPPQPTFLSHPFSTVLPPTGPPPSSSNSMPGIQPPPSSAPPSSISMPLPASVTCAGPVLPPVQIKEEPLDELEEPESPPPPQRSPSPEPTVINTPTHASHASQSARFYKHLDRGYNSCARTDFYFTPLASSKLAKKREEALEKAKREAEQKLREEKEREREREKEREREREREKEAERAAKASSSSHESRMCDPQMAGHSHMRSPYDPPTTIAAVPPYIGPDTPALRTLSEYARPHVMSPTNRNHPFFVSLNPGDPLLAYHMPGLYNADPGMRERELREREMREREIRERELRERMKPGFEVKPPEMDSLHPSTNPMEHFARHGAITLPPMAGHHPFASFHPGLNPLERERLALAAGPQLRAEMSYPERLAAERLHAERMATVANDPIARLQMFNVTPHHHQHSHIHSHLHLHQQDPLHQGGGECLVCPPGSGGHPLAMDPLGGGPHLARFPYPHGAIPNALLGQNPHEHEMLRHPVFGTPYPRELQGGLPPPMSAAHQLQAMHAQSAELQRLAMEQQWLHGHHHMHGGPLPGQEDYYSRLKKESDKQL, encoded by the exons ATGTCAGACATGGACGATTTGTTCAGTCCCCGGAG GCGACTAAACAGCACACAAGGGGAAATCCGAGTGGGACCCAGTCACCAA GCCAAGCTCCCCGAGCTGCAGCCTTTCCCTTCTCCTGGTGGCCAGGCCGTGACGGAGAACGAGGAGCTGGTCTGGATGCCGGGGGTCAATGACTGTGATCTTCTCATGTACCTCAGAGCCGCAAG GAGCATGGCTGCCTTTGCAGGGATGTGCGACGGAGGCTCAACAGAAGACGGATGTTTAGCAGCCTCTCGAGACGACACTACATTAAACGCACTTAACACT CTTCACGAGAGCAGCTACGATGCAGGAAAAGCTCTCCAGCGTCTGGTGAAGAAGCCTGTACCCAAACTGATAGAGAAGTGCTGGTCTGAGGATGAAGTG AAGCGCTTCATTAAAGGGTTGAGACAGTTCGGCAAAAACTTCTTCAGGATCCGAAAGGAGCTGCTGCCCAACAAAGAAACG gGAGAACTCATCACCTTCTACTACTATTGGAAGAAGACCCCCGAGGCAGCCAGTTGTCGAGCTCACCGCAGACACCGCCGCCAGCCCGTCTTCCGTCGCATCAAGACGAGAACCGCTTCGACTCCGGTCAACACCCCCTCACGCCCCCCCTCCAGCGAGTTCT TGGACCTCAGCTCGGCCAGTGAAGATGACTTTGACAGTGAGGACAGCGAACAGGAGCTGAAGGGCTACGCCTGCCGCCACTGTTTCACTACCA CCTCCAAGGACTGGCACCACGGGGGTCGGGAGAACATCTTGCTGTGCACAGACTGCCGCATTCACTTCAAGAAGTACGGTGAGCTGCCCCCCATTGAGAAGCCTGTGGACCCGCCGCCATTTATGTTCAAACCTgtcaaagaggaagaggatggacTCAGCGGGAAGCATAGCATGAGGACCCGACGGAACAGAGGCTCG ATGTCGACGCTACGTAGTGGTCGTAAGAAGCAGACAACCAGTCCCGATGGCAGAACCTCGCCTACAAACGAGGACCTGCGCTCTAGCGGACGCACCTCTCCCAGCGCGGCGAGCACCGACAGCACAGACAGCAAGACAGACTCCATGAAGAAGCCCAGCAAG AAGATTAAGGAGGAGGCTCCTTCACCTATGAAGAGTGCCAAACGGCCTCGAGAGAAGGGAGCCTCAGACACAGAGGAGCCTGAGAGGGCCGGCGTCAAAAAGTCCAAGACACAA GAGCTGAGTCGTCCAGACTCGCCCTCAGAATGCGAGGGTGAAGGCGAGGGCGAGAGCTCGGATGGGCGCAGCATCAACGAGGAGCTCAGTAGCGATCCTAAAGACATTGACCAGGACAACCGGAGCTCCTCCCCGAGCATCCCCAGCCCCCGCGACAACGAGAGCGACTCTGACTCgtctgcccagcagcagcagctcttgcAGAGCCAGCACCCCGCAGTCATCCAGTGTCAGCCGGGCACATCCTCCGCTTCCTCTGCACCGCCTCCGCCTACAGCCTCGGCCCCCTCACTGCCCCCACAGGTTTCCCCCATAGCGGCCTCCACCTCTCTACCTCCCCTGCCTATGCCCCAGGCCAGCCCTATGTCTCTTATCCAGTCGGGCCCATCCCTCCACCCTCAAAGGCTGCCCTCTCCACATTCTCCTTTAACTCAGGCTCCGCCTCCTGGACTCCCCATACCACCTCAATCGTTACCGAGCTCGCATCATGGGCCCATGCCGATGCCTCCCATGCCACATCCCCTTCAGCCCGGCCCCTCGCACATGCCTCACCCTCTCTCCTTGCCCCTCCAGGGCTTCCCAATGGGTCAGTCTCAGGTCCCAACCCTGCCAATCTGTGGCCAGTCACAGCAAAGGCCGCACACTCCTCCTTCCCAATCCCAGTCATCTGCTCAGAGTGGCCAGCCTCCCAGAGAGCAGCCCCTTCCCCCCGCCCCGATGTCCATGCCTATGCCTCACATAAAGCCCCCGCCAACCACACCTATCCCTCAGATGCCCAACCCGCAGTCCCACAAACACCCGCCCCACGCGTCGGCACCTCCGTTTCCTCAGATGCCTTCAAACCTGCCGCCGCCACCCGCACTCAAGCCCCTCAGCTCTTTATCCACACACCATCCTCCACCAGCACACCCGCCTCCCCTACAGCTCATGCCTCAGGGGCAACAGCTACAGCCCCCACCAGCACAACCTCCAGTTCTCACTCAGTCACAGAGCCTCCCACCGTCAGCCAGCCACcaacctcctccagctcctcctctgccacCCTCCGCAGCAGCCGCACACTCGAGTGGGCCACCGCAGCCAACGTTCTTGTCTCATCCTTTCAGCACAGTTCTACCTCCAACTGGCCCTCCCCCATCCTCATCAAACTCTATGCCTGGCATTcagcctccaccctcctccgccCCGCCGTCCTCCATCTCCATGCCACtgcctgcctccgtcacttgtgCCGGTCCGGTACTCCCACCCGTACAGATCAAAGAGGAGCCTTTGGACGAGTTAGAAGAGCCAGAGAGTCCTCCACCCCCTCAGAGGAGCCCCTCCCCGGAGCCCACAGTCATCAATACGCCCACCCATGCCAGCCACGCCAGCCAGTCTGCACG GTTCTACAAGCACCTGGACCGGGGTTACAACTCTTGTGCTAGGACAGATTTCTACTTCACTCCTCTGGCTTCATCGAAACTGGCCAAGAAGCGAGAGGAAGCTCTGGAGAAAGCCAAGAGGGAAGCAGAGCAGAAactgagagaagagaaggagagagagagggaaagggaaaaagagcGGGAACGAGAGCGGGAGCGAGAAAAAGAAGCAGAGCGGGCGGCG AAAGCCTCCAGTTCATCCCACGAGAGCCGGATGTGTGACCCTCAGATGGCTGGCCACTCCCACATGCGTTCACCGTATGACCCGCCCACCACTATCGCAGCAGTGCCTCCGTACATCGGGCCCGACACGCCGGCCCTACGCACCCTCAGCGAGTACGCCCGACCCCACGTCATGTCCCCCACCAATCGAAACCACCCTTTCTTTGTGTCGCTCAACCCTGGCGACCCGCTGCTGGCCTATCACATGCCCGGCTTGTACAACGCCGACCCAGGCATGCGCGAGCGCGAGCTACGAGAGCGGGAGATGCGTGAGAGGGAGATTCGCGAAAGGGAGCTGAGGGAACGGATGAAACCTGGTTTTGAGGTTAAGCCTCCAGAGATGGACTCTCTCCACCCCTCCACAAACCCCATGGAGCACTTTGCCCGGCACGGGGCCATCACGTTACCCCCCATGGCCGGGCATCACCCCTTCGCCTCTTTCCATCCGGGCCTGAACCCATTAGAGCGCGAGCGGCTGGCCCTTGCTGCCGGGCCCCAGCTGCGGGCAGAAATGAGCTACCCAGAGAGGTTGGCTGCAGAGCGGCTCCACGCAGAGAGGATGGCCACGGTGGCCAACGACCCCATCGCCCGTCTACAGATGTTCAATGTCACgccacaccaccaccagcactcGCATATTcactcccacctccacctccaccagcaaGACCCTCTTCACCAAG GTGGCGGTGAATGTCTTGTGTGTCCTCCAGGCTCTGGGGGCCATCCCCTGGCAATGGATCCCCTGGGAGGAGGACCTCATCTGGCTCGCTTCCCTTACCCGCACGGCGCCATCCCCAACGCTCTCCTCGGCCAGAATCCACACGAGCACGAGATGCTGCGCCACCCAGTTTTCG GTACTCCGTACCCGCGAGAGCTGCAGGGAGGTCTACCCCCGCCCATGTCTGCCGCCCACCAGCTGCAGGCCATGCATGCCCAGTCTGCTGAGCTTCAGAGGCTGGCCATGGAGCAGCAGTGGCTCCACGGACACCATCACATGCACGGAGGACCATTGCCGGGTCAGGAGGACTACTACAG CCGGCTGAAGAAGGAAAGTGACAAGCAGCTGTAA